In the genome of Streptomyces sp. P3, the window CAGCGAGCAGGCGTGGGTCCGGTTCGTGACCCCGTACCGCATGGACTCGCTGGCCCTATCTGTATACGGGCAGTTGGGGCGTCCCGAACTCACCGCTACAGCAGACACCGCAGTCGACCGCCTCGGAGACGAACTCCCGGACGGAGGCGTCGTGGTCCTCGGTGATCTCGCATCGGCCCTGCTGCGTGGAGGTGACGTCGATCAAGGGGTCTACGTGTCACGCCAGTTCGCCGCAGCGGCACAGGCCAAGCCCAACACGATGGGCAAGGAGCGCGCATCGACTATCGCAGCGTCGCTCCCCGACCGAGAACAGGACCTTGCCGTCTACCTGCGGCAGTTCGCCTCCTGAACCCCCTTGTGCCGATACAGGGCCGAACTCAGGACGCGAACGCCGTCGTAGTCCCGTCGCTTCTCAGCCCTGTGCCGTCTCCTCAACAACCCAGGACAAATACGCCTCCGACCCGCCGGTCACGGGCAGCGTGATCCACTGGGGGACGTCGTACGGGTGCTTCTCGTGCAGCCACGCCTCCAGTGCCGGGAGACGGTCCGGCGTAGTCATATACGAGATCCGCCACTCGTGCGCCGTCTCGACCT includes:
- the cutA gene encoding divalent-cation tolerance protein CutA, whose protein sequence is MAHEIVIAQTTSDNEDQAKALAWGAVESKLAAGVHIDAPITAFYWWKGKVETAHEWRISYMTTPDRLPALEAWLHEKHPYDVPQWITLPVTGGSEAYLSWVVEETAQG